A genomic window from Micromonospora violae includes:
- a CDS encoding epoxide hydrolase family protein, protein MIKPFRIDIPQADLDDLTDRLARTRWPNEVADAGWDYGFPLGRLKALAEHWRTGYDWREHEARLNELPHFTTDIDGQNIHFVHVRSSKPDALALILTHGWPGSFLEFLDVIEPLSRDFHLVIPSIPGFGFSGPTHERGWDTVRVARAWAELMRRLGYERYGAQGGDFGAGISTTLGAVAPEQVVGVHVNYLPTRPDPDVEVSEADEARLDKVRQLMANRPPYQALQALTPQTIGYALTDSPVGQLVWIAERFAQWTDPATPVSDDRMLTDISLYWLTATAASSGRFHHDAPRGSQQPCRVPLGVAVFAHDITQSVRPLAERLYDIRHWSEFDRGGHFAAMEVPDLLAEDIRDFFAHLQ, encoded by the coding sequence ATGATCAAGCCGTTCCGCATCGACATCCCGCAGGCCGACCTCGACGACCTGACCGACCGACTCGCCCGCACCCGTTGGCCCAACGAGGTCGCCGACGCCGGGTGGGACTACGGCTTCCCGCTGGGGCGGCTCAAGGCGCTGGCTGAGCACTGGCGCACCGGTTACGACTGGCGCGAGCACGAGGCCAGACTCAACGAGCTTCCGCACTTCACGACCGACATCGACGGCCAGAACATCCACTTCGTCCACGTCCGGTCCTCGAAACCGGACGCACTCGCACTGATCCTCACCCACGGCTGGCCCGGCTCGTTCCTGGAGTTCCTCGACGTGATCGAGCCGCTGTCGCGCGACTTCCACCTGGTGATTCCGTCCATCCCCGGCTTCGGGTTCTCCGGCCCGACCCACGAACGCGGCTGGGACACCGTCCGGGTCGCGCGAGCCTGGGCCGAGCTGATGCGCCGCCTGGGGTACGAGCGCTATGGCGCGCAGGGCGGTGACTTCGGCGCGGGCATCTCCACGACGCTCGGGGCGGTGGCACCCGAGCAGGTCGTCGGGGTCCACGTCAATTACCTGCCGACCCGGCCCGACCCCGACGTCGAGGTGTCCGAAGCGGATGAGGCCCGACTGGACAAGGTCCGGCAGCTGATGGCGAACCGTCCGCCGTACCAAGCTCTGCAGGCGCTCACCCCACAGACCATCGGCTACGCGCTGACCGACTCCCCGGTCGGGCAACTGGTCTGGATCGCCGAGCGGTTCGCGCAGTGGACCGACCCCGCCACGCCGGTCAGCGACGATCGGATGCTCACCGATATCTCGCTGTACTGGCTGACGGCGACCGCGGCCTCGTCGGGCCGGTTCCACCACGACGCCCCGCGGGGGAGCCAGCAGCCGTGCCGCGTGCCGCTCGGCGTGGCGGTGTTCGCCCACGACATCACGCAGTCGGTGCGCCCGCTGGCCGAGCGGCTGTACGACATCCGGCACTGGTCGGAGTTCGACCGCGGCGGCCACTTCGCCGCGATGGAAGTGCCGGACCTCCTCGCCGAGGACATCCGGGACTTCTTTGCTCACCTTCAGTAG
- a CDS encoding MarR family winged helix-turn-helix transcriptional regulator, with product MENPPDQTPTTWENLPSWLLTQTASHAHRLVAEGFSSVGARGYHYRLLATLKEFGPASQATLGRRSGIHLSDMVAAINELADQKLVERAPDPADRRRNIVTLTAAGNRQLRRLEQRLTETQDELLAPLSPEERQRLTELLSTLLNHHNRRTGTPE from the coding sequence ATGGAGAACCCACCCGACCAGACGCCCACCACCTGGGAGAACCTGCCCAGCTGGCTGCTCACCCAGACCGCCAGCCATGCGCACCGCCTGGTGGCCGAGGGCTTCTCGTCGGTCGGCGCCCGCGGCTACCACTACCGGCTGCTGGCGACGCTGAAGGAGTTCGGCCCGGCCAGCCAGGCCACGCTCGGCCGCCGCAGCGGCATCCACCTCAGCGACATGGTGGCGGCGATCAACGAACTGGCCGACCAGAAACTGGTCGAACGCGCCCCCGACCCCGCCGACCGGCGGCGCAACATCGTCACCCTGACCGCCGCCGGCAATCGGCAGCTGCGGCGACTCGAGCAGCGGCTGACCGAAACCCAGGACGAACTGCTCGCCCCGCTGTCACCCGAGGAGCGGCAGCGGCTGACCGAGCTGCTGTCCACGCTGTTGAACCACCACAACCGGCGAACCGGCACCCCCGAGTAG